In Tumebacillus amylolyticus, the genomic stretch AGTCGACCTCATAAATGGAATCTTGAAGACCCTGAAATTCGGCACATGATTGAGCGTTTAAAGTTTGAGATCGCCCAAGAATACGGGATCAACATCCCCCTCGACGGCTACTGGGGTCGGGTGGCCTCCAAGGACCTCGGCACGATCGGCGCCCAGCTGCAAAAACGGCTCCCTTTGCTCTTGGAGCACCAAAAACGAACGAAGAGCGAGAAGAAACGAGTTCGAAAAAAGCCCTGAGAACTTCTTGTCGAGCCTTGTTGAATCTTGAAAAAAGAGCTAAAGGCGCCGAAATTTATGGATAAAAAAGAGGAGTTTCGAGGGCATGTTTCGTAAGTAAAAGAGGTGTTTAGGGAAAAAGGGAGGGAATACGCCGTGCTACATACTGTCCAAAAAAACCGTGAGGCGTATCTGCCGTTGTTGTTGTTGGCCGACCCGTCGGAAGAGATGGTACGCCGCTACCTGTCGGAGGGCGAGTTGTTTTCGTGGCTCACTTCGGAGGGGGAGACTGTCGGAGTTCTTCATCTGACGGATGGGGAAACCGGAGTGGTCGAGGTGCGCAACATCGCCGTCCGGGAGCAATACCAAGGTCAGGGACATGGTCGCGCGTTGCTCGAATCGATTCTAAAACTTTTGCGCGAGCGCGGAGGCGTGGACAAGGTCGTCGTCCGCACCGGCAATTCCAGCATCGGGAACCTCGCGTTTTATCAGAAGGTAGGCTTTCGGATCATGGCGATCGACCACGATTATTTCATCCGTGAATATGCGAACCCGATTATTGAAGACGGCATTCGATGCCGAGATCAGTTGTTGTTGGCCCGCAGCCTTTAGGGCAAGGGTCTTTTTTTTTGAAATGAAGTGCCGGAAATTCGGCGTAGCAGGTGCCTACATTTCGGCAGCTTGGGAAAAGGGGGATGGACATGGATCGGGAGACGCGCGAAACGGTGGAGATGCTCAACGCCATCCTCGCTTCGATTGACGAGGGCATTCATGCGGTGGACCGCAAGGGGAACACCATTTATTACAACAGGGCGGCGGCGAGGTTGGACGGTCTCGACCCGCAAGAGGTCATCGGGCGGCATGTGTTGGAAGTGTTTCCGTCCTTGGAGGCGGGAACTTCGACGCTGTTGAGAGTCATCGAGACGGGGCAACGCATCCCGGATTCGCCGCAGACCTACACGACTTCGCGGGGGACGAAAGTTCACACCGTCAACACGACGTTGCCGATCCTCTCCGGCGGGAAGTTGATCGGGGCGCTCGAAGTCGCCAAAGACCTCACTCGTTTGAAAGAAGTGAACGAAAAGTTGATCGACCTGCAAGCGCAGGTCGTAGGCGTCCCCAAGGGTCATGCGAGAAAACGCAGTCCGTTGGAAGCCCGCTGGACGTTCGATCAGATTTTGACGCGCGACCGTTCGATGCTCTTATTGAAGGAACTGGCGGCGAGAGCGGCGGGAACTTCGTCGCCTGTGCTGCTTTCGGGGGAGACGGGAACGGGCAAGGAGTTGTTCGTGCAGTCGATTCACAACGCGTCGCCGCGTCGGAACAAGCCGTTCATCGCCCAAAACTGTGCGGCGTTGCCCGCTTCCCTGTTGGAAGGGTTGCTGTTTGGGACGGTCAAGGGGTCTTTCACGGGAGCGGAGAATCGTCCGGGGCTGTTTGAGTTGGCGGACGGCGGGACGCTTTTTCTCGATGAGATCAATTCGATGCCGATGGAGTTGCAAGCCAAGCTCTTGCGCGTGTTGCAAGAGGGGCTGGTGCGACGGGTCGGGGATTCGAAAGTGATCGAAGTCGATGTGCGAATTCTCGCCGCGACCAACCA encodes the following:
- a CDS encoding alpha/beta-type small acid-soluble spore protein, translating into MSRPHKWNLEDPEIRHMIERLKFEIAQEYGINIPLDGYWGRVASKDLGTIGAQLQKRLPLLLEHQKRTKSEKKRVRKKP
- a CDS encoding GNAT family N-acetyltransferase; the encoded protein is MLHTVQKNREAYLPLLLLADPSEEMVRRYLSEGELFSWLTSEGETVGVLHLTDGETGVVEVRNIAVREQYQGQGHGRALLESILKLLRERGGVDKVVVRTGNSSIGNLAFYQKVGFRIMAIDHDYFIREYANPIIEDGIRCRDQLLLARSL
- a CDS encoding sigma-54 interaction domain-containing protein, with protein sequence MDRETRETVEMLNAILASIDEGIHAVDRKGNTIYYNRAAARLDGLDPQEVIGRHVLEVFPSLEAGTSTLLRVIETGQRIPDSPQTYTTSRGTKVHTVNTTLPILSGGKLIGALEVAKDLTRLKEVNEKLIDLQAQVVGVPKGHARKRSPLEARWTFDQILTRDRSMLLLKELAARAAGTSSPVLLSGETGTGKELFVQSIHNASPRRNKPFIAQNCAALPASLLEGLLFGTVKGSFTGAENRPGLFELADGGTLFLDEINSMPMELQAKLLRVLQEGLVRRVGDSKVIEVDVRILAATNQNPLQAIEAGMLRSDLYYRLNVVSLHLPRLAERRSDIPLLAMAFLEKFNAAFGKRVVELTSDVQDRFLAYDWPGNVRELEHAIEGAMNLVEGDRIEREHLPWSLQHATLGWEADLPATGGVGVSSLSLEGPVRPLRETMERVEQELIRMAMEQTNGNIQQAAKLLQVPRQTLQYRLGKQSKS